Proteins from one Desulfonema limicola genomic window:
- the qrcB gene encoding menaquinone reductase molybdopterin-binding-like subunit QrcB, with the protein MKIDRRSFLSLGVGAGAGIALSPLPWKLTDDSSIWTQMWPWTPVPRDGAVNYVNTASTICSGGCGLSVRKIDDRAVKVEGLKGYPGSNGNACIHCMAGIQMLYSPNAVKSPMKRTGKRGEGKWQPISWDEAISETAKKLGELRESGKASTLACILNSDYGTIPALFKQFLNAFGSPNFMRTPSYQDAYEMTLALMHQTDSMAVFDAENADFVLSFGSGIIDGWGSSVRMFKANSSWKEKNVKLVQIEPRLSNTAAKSDQWLPVNPGTELILALGIAHVIITESLYNKDFVEKYAEGFEDWTDNEGNKQKGFKNFVLEGYSPSYAARVTGIEANTIVKLAKDFAGASAPLALCGRGQGTTPGSIHEFMAVHALNALVGNINKKGGIWAMPKPDYIKWEQAKLDDTAREGLKVPRADGAGTEKFPHAKYLLTRLPEVINSAKESPIQALFVSGANPAYTLPDTKAVAKAFASIPFIVSFTSHMDETAEMADIILPNHGHFERYEDIPAPPGYNKPVVGLARPVISPQHNTRHVGDTLIAIAGKLGGTIAESFPWKSYEECLEKTMGENWTSIQESGVITNPDYEAPGWDTAFETSSKKFAFIPGNHNPGNNSLQIPVIEGNDNYRLTLIPYDSMRLAAGPVGNTPFVTKTVSEKVLKGNDICIEINPKTAEKYGLKQGQYAILTTPKGKAKVKTELSPGIMPDIIAMPRGLGHTGIDEYLAGKGININELIGPVEDPASGLDAAWGIKADLVKA; encoded by the coding sequence ATGAAAATAGACAGAAGAAGTTTCTTGTCTCTCGGGGTTGGTGCTGGGGCAGGCATCGCACTTTCACCATTACCCTGGAAGCTTACAGATGATTCATCAATATGGACTCAAATGTGGCCGTGGACACCAGTTCCCAGGGATGGGGCAGTTAATTATGTAAATACTGCCAGCACTATCTGTTCTGGAGGCTGTGGACTTTCAGTCCGCAAGATTGATGACAGGGCTGTTAAAGTTGAAGGATTAAAAGGCTATCCAGGAAGCAATGGCAATGCCTGTATTCACTGCATGGCAGGAATTCAAATGCTTTACAGTCCTAATGCAGTTAAATCCCCGATGAAAAGAACGGGAAAAAGAGGAGAAGGAAAATGGCAGCCCATATCCTGGGATGAAGCAATTTCAGAAACTGCGAAAAAACTTGGAGAATTAAGAGAATCTGGAAAAGCCAGCACCCTGGCATGTATTCTCAACTCAGATTATGGAACAATACCTGCACTTTTTAAACAATTTTTAAATGCCTTTGGCTCACCCAATTTTATGCGCACACCTTCATATCAGGATGCCTATGAAATGACCCTTGCATTGATGCACCAGACAGATTCTATGGCTGTTTTTGATGCTGAAAATGCTGATTTTGTTCTGAGTTTTGGCAGCGGTATTATTGACGGCTGGGGTTCTTCGGTTAGAATGTTTAAAGCCAATAGTTCCTGGAAAGAGAAAAATGTTAAACTTGTTCAGATTGAACCCAGGCTTTCAAACACAGCAGCAAAATCAGATCAATGGCTTCCCGTCAATCCAGGTACTGAACTTATCCTGGCTCTTGGCATTGCCCATGTAATAATCACAGAATCCCTTTATAACAAAGATTTTGTTGAAAAATATGCTGAGGGTTTTGAAGACTGGACAGATAATGAAGGAAACAAGCAAAAAGGGTTTAAAAATTTTGTATTAGAAGGTTACAGCCCCAGCTATGCTGCCAGGGTTACTGGAATTGAAGCCAATACTATAGTCAAACTGGCTAAAGATTTTGCAGGTGCATCTGCACCTCTTGCTTTATGCGGCAGAGGGCAGGGAACAACTCCTGGAAGCATTCATGAATTTATGGCTGTACATGCCCTTAACGCACTTGTGGGAAATATCAACAAAAAAGGCGGAATCTGGGCAATGCCCAAACCAGACTATATTAAATGGGAACAGGCTAAATTAGATGATACAGCCCGGGAAGGTCTTAAAGTTCCCCGTGCAGATGGAGCAGGAACTGAAAAATTTCCCCATGCAAAATATCTTCTGACCAGGCTTCCTGAGGTTATTAATTCAGCAAAAGAATCTCCGATACAAGCACTTTTTGTATCAGGAGCCAACCCTGCTTATACGCTTCCTGATACAAAAGCAGTTGCCAAAGCTTTTGCCAGTATACCGTTTATTGTCAGCTTTACATCACATATGGACGAAACTGCTGAAATGGCAGATATTATTCTTCCAAATCACGGTCATTTTGAACGATATGAAGATATACCAGCACCTCCAGGCTACAACAAACCTGTAGTCGGACTTGCAAGACCTGTGATTTCCCCCCAGCATAATACCAGGCATGTGGGAGATACACTGATTGCCATTGCCGGTAAACTAGGCGGAACTATTGCAGAATCATTTCCATGGAAAAGCTATGAAGAATGCCTGGAAAAAACTATGGGAGAAAACTGGACATCTATTCAGGAATCAGGAGTAATTACCAACCCTGATTATGAAGCTCCTGGCTGGGACACGGCATTTGAAACATCTTCTAAAAAATTTGCATTTATACCTGGAAATCACAACCCTGGAAATAATAGTTTGCAGATTCCTGTAATTGAAGGCAATGATAATTACAGGCTGACACTCATTCCATATGATTCCATGCGGCTTGCAGCCGGACCTGTTGGAAACACGCCTTTTGTAACAAAGACTGTTTCAGAAAAGGTTCTTAAAGGCAATGACATATGTATTGAAATCAATCCGAAAACTGCTGAAAAATATGGTTTAAAACAAGGGCAGTATGCAATACTCACAACTCCCAAAGGCAAGGCAAAGGTAAAAACAGAATTATCACCGGGCATTATGCCTGATATAATTGCCATGCCCAGAGGACTTGGACACACCGGCATTGATGAATACCTGGCAGGAAAAGGCATAAACATTAACGAACTCATCGGTCCGGTTGAAGATCCTGCTTCCGGTCTTGATGCAGCTTGGGGAATCAAGGCAGATTTGGTCAAAGCCTGA
- a CDS encoding Gldg family protein: MHIKNYAKRVEDFLYEYENYSNGKVKIEKLNPRPDSEEEEWANKYGIEGNNMPMGDKIYFGLAAMAADQEEVIPMLDPTREEQLEYDLTRMISRVQSPDKQKIGIISSLPVFGQPPSGFMQQPQAMQPWLLIDELRKSYEVSQININETSIGDDIDVLLVIHPKEISQGLEYAIDQYVLKGRNLVVFADPFSISDPVQGQQPRSSSLPKLFKAWGVDFDESKVVIDFDYPTRLRTQDNQVEENPMWLSIQNQAFNSNNIITGQLDSVLMPVAGAVKKALDSKYEYEALIQSSANSSMTDAFRARFGGGGQFRRDFKASVDKYDLAVKVSGKFKTAFPEGKPKSDEENDEQDTEKAPDHLTEGKAKSTIIIVSDADMLSDNYYVSQQNFLGFKIARVFNDNLNFLLNSSEMLAGSEALISIRSRGKFERPFTKVQELEKKAQARWLAREQELIRKVDETNQKLRQFEQQKDASQEVIISEQQEEEIKKFQEEKRRINKELKDVRRNLRADIERLGAAIKFVNIFLMVFIVAISGSFYALYRRRKIS, encoded by the coding sequence GTGCATATAAAAAATTATGCCAAACGTGTTGAGGATTTTCTTTATGAATATGAAAATTACAGCAATGGTAAAGTAAAGATTGAAAAGCTTAACCCCAGGCCTGATTCTGAAGAAGAAGAATGGGCCAATAAATATGGTATTGAAGGAAATAATATGCCTATGGGGGATAAAATCTATTTTGGACTTGCTGCAATGGCAGCAGATCAGGAAGAAGTTATTCCCATGCTGGATCCAACCCGTGAAGAGCAGCTTGAATATGATCTTACAAGGATGATATCAAGGGTGCAGTCTCCTGACAAACAAAAAATCGGCATTATAAGCTCACTGCCTGTTTTTGGTCAGCCTCCCTCGGGATTTATGCAGCAGCCCCAGGCCATGCAGCCCTGGCTTTTGATAGATGAACTTAGAAAAAGCTATGAGGTTTCCCAGATTAATATAAATGAAACAAGTATTGGAGATGATATAGATGTTCTGCTTGTCATTCATCCCAAAGAAATCAGCCAGGGGCTTGAATATGCAATTGACCAGTATGTATTAAAAGGAAGAAATCTTGTTGTTTTTGCTGACCCTTTTTCCATATCCGATCCTGTCCAGGGCCAGCAGCCCCGCTCATCATCACTGCCAAAACTTTTTAAAGCATGGGGTGTTGATTTTGATGAATCTAAAGTTGTTATTGATTTTGATTATCCCACAAGACTCAGAACTCAGGATAATCAGGTGGAAGAAAATCCCATGTGGCTTTCTATTCAAAATCAGGCATTTAATTCTAATAATATTATAACAGGCCAGTTAGATAGTGTTCTTATGCCTGTTGCAGGTGCTGTTAAAAAAGCTTTGGACAGTAAATATGAATACGAAGCCCTTATCCAGTCAAGTGCCAATTCATCCATGACTGATGCTTTTCGTGCGCGTTTCGGGGGCGGCGGTCAATTCAGGCGTGATTTTAAAGCATCAGTTGATAAATATGATCTTGCAGTAAAAGTCAGTGGTAAATTTAAAACAGCATTTCCAGAAGGTAAACCCAAATCTGATGAAGAAAATGATGAGCAGGACACAGAAAAAGCGCCTGATCATTTAACTGAAGGAAAGGCTAAGTCAACTATTATTATTGTATCAGATGCTGATATGCTTTCTGATAATTATTATGTGAGCCAGCAGAATTTCCTGGGATTTAAGATTGCCAGGGTATTTAACGACAATCTTAATTTTCTTTTAAACAGCAGTGAAATGCTTGCAGGGAGCGAAGCTTTGATAAGTATCAGATCCAGGGGAAAGTTTGAGCGTCCGTTTACAAAGGTTCAGGAACTGGAGAAAAAAGCACAGGCAAGATGGCTTGCAAGGGAACAGGAGCTTATCAGGAAGGTTGATGAGACAAATCAAAAGCTGCGTCAGTTTGAGCAGCAGAAAGATGCTTCCCAGGAAGTAATTATCAGTGAACAGCAGGAAGAGGAAATTAAAAAATTCCAGGAAGAAAAACGCAGGATTAATAAAGAACTCAAGGATGTCCGGCGAAATTTAAGGGCTGATATTGAAAGGCTGGGAGCTGCAATAAAATTTGTTAATATCTTTCTTATGGTTTTTATTGTTGCCATCTCGGGTTCATTTTATGCTTTATACCGGCGCAGGAAAATAAGCTGA
- a CDS encoding DUF4340 domain-containing protein has protein sequence MKIKTFIVLLAVCGVLAGIAYFMVNPGKSSDNNQDMTGKRLLDDLPVNDISGISIKSSEGEVILEKGENVWIVKNRYEYPADFGKITEFAKNLKDMKIGRYFNVSDDIQERLALFDPDKEGISENSRGMRITLKDKSQKILSDLIFGKPREVSAGLGGHYIMPLNEKTVYLIDKDFKYMDKKPEDWLDKELVNISADDVSQVVCKDFQENVLYTLKRPEKGKSPEFMDIPEGKKIISSKLNDVFGALASLNIEDVASPDLAVEDTGLDKPVCFEYTLFDGKTYTACPGSVLKNDDNKYYFKVSTEFKEPEKNLNK, from the coding sequence ATGAAGATAAAGACTTTTATTGTTCTTCTGGCAGTATGCGGGGTGCTTGCCGGAATAGCCTATTTTATGGTCAACCCTGGAAAATCTTCTGATAATAACCAGGATATGACAGGAAAAAGACTGCTTGATGATCTTCCTGTAAATGACATTTCAGGAATAAGTATTAAAAGCAGTGAAGGAGAAGTGATCCTTGAAAAAGGGGAAAATGTATGGATAGTAAAGAATAGATATGAATATCCTGCTGATTTTGGAAAAATTACTGAATTTGCAAAAAATTTAAAGGATATGAAAATAGGCAGATACTTTAATGTTTCTGATGATATTCAAGAAAGACTGGCTCTTTTTGACCCTGATAAAGAAGGTATTTCTGAAAACAGCAGGGGAATGAGGATTACACTTAAAGATAAATCTCAAAAGATTCTTTCCGATCTCATATTTGGAAAACCCAGGGAAGTATCCGCAGGCCTGGGAGGGCATTATATTATGCCTTTAAATGAAAAAACTGTATATCTTATAGATAAAGATTTTAAATATATGGATAAAAAACCGGAAGACTGGCTTGACAAAGAGCTTGTCAATATATCTGCCGATGATGTATCCCAAGTTGTGTGTAAGGATTTTCAGGAAAATGTTCTTTATACCCTTAAACGTCCTGAAAAAGGCAAGTCTCCTGAATTTATGGATATTCCTGAGGGTAAAAAGATAATATCGTCAAAACTTAATGATGTTTTTGGGGCACTTGCCTCTTTAAATATTGAAGATGTTGCAAGCCCTGATTTAGCTGTTGAAGATACCGGGCTGGATAAACCTGTTTGTTTTGAATATACTCTATTTGACGGCAAAACCTACACAGCCTGTCCTGGCAGTGTCCTGAAAAATGATGATAATAAATATTATTTCAAAGTAAGTACAGAATTTAAGGAGCCTGAAAAGAACCTGAACAAATAA
- the ccsB gene encoding c-type cytochrome biogenesis protein CcsB — MNSSKILSIITFVYALSAVLYITAWIFQKHKIEKTASWIAAFGMVGNIAGILLRWIESYQMGYGHAPLSNLYESLVFFAWAIVCIYLFVEYRYKNRAFGSFVMPLAFLAMAYASLSPNISDQIQPLIPALKSNWLIAHVITCFLGYAGFAIAFGISLVYLFKQKDTGENSSFLSRLPEPRILDDLTHKMVQFGFLFLTAGIITGAVWANSAWGRYWGWDPKETWSLITWFIYATLLHARLMRGWYGRKIAFISVIGFLAVLFTYFGVNLLPGLHSYGSQ; from the coding sequence GTGAACAGTTCAAAAATATTATCAATTATAACATTTGTGTATGCCCTGTCTGCAGTATTATATATTACTGCCTGGATATTTCAAAAACACAAGATAGAAAAAACTGCATCATGGATAGCAGCATTCGGCATGGTGGGAAATATTGCAGGCATACTCCTGAGATGGATAGAATCCTATCAAATGGGTTACGGACATGCGCCCCTTTCTAATCTATATGAATCACTTGTATTTTTTGCATGGGCAATTGTCTGTATTTATTTATTTGTAGAATACCGCTATAAAAACAGGGCATTTGGATCATTTGTAATGCCTCTGGCCTTTCTTGCAATGGCTTATGCTTCCCTTTCCCCTAATATAAGCGACCAGATTCAGCCTCTTATACCGGCATTAAAAAGCAACTGGCTTATTGCCCATGTTATTACATGCTTTCTAGGATATGCCGGATTTGCCATTGCCTTTGGCATAAGCCTTGTATATCTTTTTAAACAAAAAGATACAGGGGAAAACAGTTCTTTTTTATCACGCCTTCCTGAACCTCGTATTCTGGATGACCTTACCCATAAAATGGTTCAATTCGGATTTCTTTTTCTTACCGCCGGTATAATAACCGGGGCAGTATGGGCTAATTCAGCATGGGGAAGATACTGGGGATGGGACCCTAAAGAAACATGGTCTCTTATAACCTGGTTCATATATGCAACACTTTTACATGCCCGCCTGATGAGGGGCTGGTACGGCCGCAAAATAGCTTTTATATCAGTAATAGGATTTCTTGCAGTCTTGTTCACTTACTTTGGAGTAAACCTTCTGCCTGGGCTTCACAGCTATGGCAGTCAATGA
- a CDS encoding AMIN domain-containing protein, which yields MICRICGSDKITRSHRRGMEKIFKYVYPRTPYRCKECWSRFWIFENPFKTNLSKAIAGLAACILILLISWPFLAFNKKEPVQVEKKESSGSLFLTRGSGNQKPGTIQNDTQEQEDSIAGYEETDPEQTIDQTIDQTTEQLAEHEDKTESVPEISAQETETIPETGTIPAEDEIQPDSSVSSIDTKQLENKTNREIETKSQPLLQFRGLEISEADDSVNILLKTDKPKEKHKHFFISNPLPPRIVIDLPGKWKHLGNSVFKTKSHIISRVRVGKHSDFFRIVLDMKTDKRLFPSFKESPQGLIISIKE from the coding sequence ATGATATGCCGTATATGCGGAAGCGATAAAATAACCAGATCTCATAGAAGGGGCATGGAAAAAATATTTAAATATGTTTATCCCCGTACTCCTTACCGATGTAAAGAGTGCTGGAGCCGCTTCTGGATTTTTGAAAATCCCTTTAAAACAAACTTGTCAAAAGCAATTGCAGGACTTGCTGCATGTATTTTGATATTGTTAATATCATGGCCTTTCCTTGCTTTTAATAAAAAAGAACCTGTGCAGGTTGAAAAAAAAGAAAGCTCTGGCAGTTTATTTTTAACCAGGGGATCCGGCAATCAAAAACCTGGAACAATACAAAATGATACCCAGGAACAAGAAGACTCCATCGCAGGCTACGAAGAAACAGACCCAGAACAGACAATAGATCAGACAATAGATCAAACAACAGAACAGCTGGCAGAACATGAAGATAAAACAGAATCAGTCCCAGAAATATCAGCACAGGAAACAGAAACAATTCCTGAAACAGGCACAATACCTGCTGAAGATGAAATCCAGCCTGATAGTTCAGTATCTTCTATAGATACAAAACAATTGGAAAACAAAACAAATCGAGAAATTGAAACAAAATCTCAACCCCTTCTTCAATTCAGGGGACTCGAAATTTCTGAAGCTGATGACTCTGTCAATATCCTTTTAAAAACTGATAAACCAAAAGAAAAACATAAACACTTTTTTATATCAAACCCTTTACCGCCCCGTATTGTTATTGATCTTCCAGGAAAATGGAAGCATCTGGGAAATTCTGTGTTTAAAACAAAAAGCCATATAATAAGCAGGGTAAGAGTAGGAAAACATTCTGATTTTTTTAGAATTGTACTGGATATGAAAACAGACAAACGCTTGTTTCCTTCTTTTAAGGAATCCCCTCAAGGACTGATTATCAGCATTAAAGAATAA
- a CDS encoding ABC transporter ATP-binding protein: protein MIEVKNLTKFFGAKKAVDNISFKVEKGEILGFLGPNGAGKSTSMRMITGFIPPSAGTAVIGGFDIVNDAISARAKIGYLPENAPVYPDMTVSGYLGFCAEIRGFYGINRGRKVDEAIEKCFLTDVKFQSVSTLSKGFKQRVCFAQSIIHDPEYLILDEPTDGLDPNQKHEVRLMIRKMSSEKAIILSTHILDEVDAVCTRAMIIANGKVVADDTPSGLRARSKVHGAVSLTLDNFGPDSDQGKLVSCVQQTAGVRETRILEQDASQLKIMVFPDSPDLVIADQVMNVLSSNNYNVKSIFVEQGRLDEVFRTITS, encoded by the coding sequence ATGATTGAGGTGAAAAATCTTACAAAATTTTTTGGAGCTAAAAAAGCTGTGGATAATATTTCTTTTAAGGTTGAAAAAGGAGAAATTCTCGGTTTTCTTGGTCCCAACGGAGCAGGTAAGTCCACGAGTATGCGCATGATTACCGGTTTTATCCCTCCATCAGCAGGTACTGCTGTTATTGGGGGATTTGATATTGTTAATGATGCAATTTCAGCAAGGGCAAAAATAGGGTATCTTCCTGAAAATGCACCTGTATATCCTGATATGACAGTTTCAGGCTATCTGGGATTTTGTGCTGAAATCAGGGGTTTTTACGGCATAAATAGAGGCCGGAAGGTTGATGAGGCCATAGAAAAGTGTTTTTTAACTGATGTTAAATTTCAGTCTGTCAGTACTCTTTCCAAAGGCTTTAAGCAAAGAGTATGTTTTGCCCAGAGCATTATCCATGATCCGGAATATCTTATACTGGATGAACCTACTGATGGTCTTGATCCTAATCAGAAACATGAGGTTCGTTTGATGATTAGAAAAATGAGTTCTGAAAAGGCTATTATTTTATCTACCCATATTTTGGATGAGGTTGATGCTGTTTGTACCCGTGCAATGATTATAGCAAATGGGAAGGTAGTAGCAGATGATACGCCATCAGGATTGAGAGCAAGGTCAAAGGTTCACGGGGCAGTATCTTTAACCCTGGACAATTTTGGCCCGGATTCAGACCAGGGAAAACTGGTCTCATGTGTTCAGCAGACTGCCGGTGTCAGGGAAACCAGAATTCTTGAGCAGGATGCCAGCCAGCTTAAAATCATGGTTTTTCCTGACAGTCCTGATCTTGTTATTGCAGATCAGGTAATGAATGTCCTTTCTTCAAATAATTATAATGTTAAATCAATATTTGTTGAACAGGGGAGATTAGACGAGGTTTTTCGAACCATCACTTCTTAA
- the qrcA gene encoding menaquinone reductase multiheme cytochrome c subunit QrcA, translating into MSTLDDKPKEVSDSGGFAILFFIVGLVASLVVGWVVFPKLLYSQKKQPFDFNHQLHNELVDDGCQSCHFFREDGSYAGVPKLEQCSGCHEEVQGETEDEAVFVNEYVANNREVPWLIYSRQPDCVFFSHAAHVKAGQMDCKTCHGDIGTSTTLKVYEENRITGYSRDIWGKNIAGFKKNTWDRMKMDDCSECHVKLGVNQTSVQTQKGACFVCHK; encoded by the coding sequence ATGAGTACATTAGACGACAAACCAAAAGAAGTTTCCGATTCGGGCGGATTTGCAATCCTGTTTTTTATTGTCGGGCTTGTCGCAAGCCTGGTTGTGGGGTGGGTAGTTTTTCCAAAACTGCTGTATTCCCAGAAAAAGCAGCCCTTTGATTTTAATCATCAATTACACAACGAACTTGTTGATGATGGATGTCAAAGCTGCCATTTCTTTCGTGAAGACGGAAGTTATGCAGGGGTGCCCAAGCTTGAACAATGTTCAGGATGCCACGAAGAGGTTCAGGGAGAAACCGAGGATGAGGCCGTATTTGTCAACGAATATGTTGCAAATAACAGGGAAGTCCCCTGGCTGATCTATTCACGGCAGCCTGATTGTGTTTTTTTCTCACATGCAGCACATGTTAAAGCAGGTCAAATGGATTGTAAAACATGTCATGGTGATATAGGCACATCCACCACATTAAAGGTTTACGAAGAAAACCGTATTACCGGATACAGCCGTGACATCTGGGGAAAAAATATTGCAGGTTTTAAAAAGAATACATGGGACAGGATGAAAATGGATGATTGTTCTGAATGCCATGTTAAACTCGGTGTTAACCAGACAAGCGTTCAGACTCAAAAAGGCGCCTGTTTTGTGTGCCACAAATAA
- the resB gene encoding cytochrome c biogenesis protein ResB, with protein sequence MKTEDNSSNILNNIWDFFVSVRLTVVILLSLAVTSIIGTLIPQNESHEAYIRAYGESLYRILDTFDIFDMYRSWWFQLLIIMLAVNIIVCSIDRLSSLWKIIFVKNPSFKISTFKNLSNKEEFSPDIDGKNLKEKYKAYITKNFSYVKTEDTENGFYIFAEKGRWTRIGVYIVHLSILLLLLGSLIGSIFGFEGYVNIPEGESVNSIKLRNNGKMHPLDFEIRCDKFNVSFYDSGAPQEYRSSLVLLKDGKTLTKKDIIVNDPIRYSGINIFQSSYGSMPPDIKSMNKDGVAVSFTARESQVTYEKKVFPGKPVDLPEGMGTFVIKDFIHSYKFMGQRDLGNAFVGTLTETGKQASEIYLPVKFPNFDKMRGGDIIISITDHSQSQKYYTGLQVTHDPGVPLVYAGFIIMIIGCFVTFFMSHQKICVELNKNTDNTKVIVSGTCNKNKITMENDIKK encoded by the coding sequence ATGAAAACTGAAGATAATTCTTCAAATATCCTTAATAATATATGGGATTTTTTTGTATCTGTACGACTGACTGTTGTGATCTTGCTGTCACTTGCAGTTACATCAATAATAGGAACCCTGATTCCTCAAAATGAAAGTCATGAAGCTTATATTCGGGCTTATGGTGAATCTCTTTACCGTATCCTGGACACATTTGACATTTTTGACATGTACCGCTCATGGTGGTTTCAGCTTCTTATAATCATGCTTGCTGTAAACATCATTGTCTGTTCCATAGACAGGCTGTCTTCTTTGTGGAAAATAATTTTTGTAAAAAATCCTTCTTTTAAAATATCAACATTTAAAAATCTCTCAAACAAAGAAGAATTTTCCCCAGATATAGATGGTAAAAATCTAAAAGAAAAATACAAGGCTTATATCACTAAAAATTTCAGTTATGTAAAAACAGAAGATACAGAAAACGGGTTTTATATTTTTGCTGAAAAAGGAAGATGGACACGCATCGGAGTTTATATTGTTCATCTCAGCATCCTTCTCCTGCTTTTAGGAAGCCTGATAGGATCAATATTTGGATTTGAAGGATATGTTAATATTCCTGAAGGAGAATCTGTTAATTCTATCAAACTCAGGAACAATGGAAAAATGCACCCCCTGGATTTTGAAATCAGATGTGATAAATTTAATGTAAGTTTTTATGATTCTGGAGCGCCGCAGGAATACCGTTCAAGCCTGGTTCTTTTGAAAGACGGGAAAACTCTTACAAAAAAAGATATAATTGTAAATGATCCAATCAGGTACAGCGGCATCAATATATTCCAATCCAGTTACGGAAGTATGCCGCCTGACATTAAATCAATGAATAAAGACGGTGTGGCAGTCTCCTTTACAGCCAGAGAAAGTCAGGTTACATATGAAAAAAAAGTTTTCCCGGGCAAACCTGTTGATCTTCCTGAAGGAATGGGAACATTTGTAATCAAGGATTTTATTCATTCTTATAAATTTATGGGTCAAAGGGACTTAGGCAATGCTTTTGTAGGAACCCTGACAGAAACAGGAAAACAGGCTTCTGAAATATATCTTCCTGTTAAATTTCCTAATTTTGACAAAATGAGGGGTGGAGATATAATAATTTCAATTACAGATCATTCACAATCACAGAAATATTACACAGGGCTGCAGGTAACACATGATCCAGGGGTTCCCCTGGTTTATGCTGGTTTTATCATAATGATTATAGGATGCTTTGTAACCTTTTTCATGTCTCACCAAAAAATATGTGTTGAATTAAATAAAAATACAGACAATACCAAAGTAATTGTTTCAGGAACCTGTAATAAAAATAAAATTACCATGGAAAATGATATAAAAAAATAG
- a CDS encoding ABC transporter permease subunit, whose product MNKIFNHLKAIFKREISGYFGSPVAYVFIAIFLLLSGFFTFNISRFFEMGQADLRAFFEWHPWIYMFLIPAVAMRLWAEERRMGTIELILTFPVTTGEVIFGKFLAAWVFIGAALFLTFPMVLSVMYLGNPDLGSIFCGYTGSFLMAGAFLSVGSMTSSLTRSQVISFIVAVVICLFFILAGYPPVTDVLSGWAPGWLINIVSNLSFLTHFTSIQRGVLDFRDILYYFSVIFFMLFANSIVIQNRRD is encoded by the coding sequence ATGAACAAAATATTTAATCATTTAAAAGCAATATTTAAACGGGAAATTTCCGGATATTTCGGTTCTCCTGTTGCCTATGTATTTATTGCAATCTTTTTGCTTCTTTCAGGTTTTTTTACCTTTAATATAAGCCGTTTTTTTGAAATGGGGCAGGCAGACCTCAGGGCTTTTTTTGAATGGCACCCCTGGATATATATGTTTCTCATCCCTGCTGTTGCCATGAGGCTCTGGGCTGAAGAACGGAGAATGGGAACCATTGAATTGATCCTGACCTTTCCTGTTACCACAGGTGAGGTTATTTTTGGGAAATTTCTTGCAGCCTGGGTTTTTATCGGGGCTGCTCTTTTCCTTACTTTTCCAATGGTTTTGTCTGTCATGTATCTTGGAAATCCTGATCTAGGGTCAATTTTCTGCGGATATACAGGCAGTTTTCTTATGGCTGGAGCATTTTTAAGTGTGGGCAGCATGACCTCATCTTTGACTCGAAGCCAGGTTATAAGCTTTATTGTGGCAGTAGTCATCTGCCTGTTTTTTATCCTTGCGGGTTATCCTCCTGTAACTGATGTTTTGTCAGGCTGGGCCCCGGGCTGGCTTATTAATATTGTTTCAAACCTGAGTTTTCTGACTCATTTTACATCTATTCAGCGCGGTGTGCTTGATTTCAGGGATATTCTTTACTATTTTTCAGTTATTTTTTTCATGTTGTTTGCAAATAGCATTGTTATTCAAAACAGGAGAGATTAA
- a CDS encoding DUF7088 domain-containing protein — protein MVLVILVLINIIFSRVNLRWDMTEDKLYSLSEGTKNILADMEQDVVIKYFILQIMKILLCI, from the coding sequence TTGGTTTTGGTAATTCTTGTTTTGATAAATATAATCTTTTCCAGAGTAAATCTTCGCTGGGATATGACAGAAGATAAACTTTATTCATTGTCTGAGGGTACAAAAAATATCCTGGCTGATATGGAGCAGGATGTGGTTATTAAATATTTTATACTTCAGATAATGAAAATACTCCTGTGCATATAA